In Streptomyces chartreusis NRRL 3882, the following are encoded in one genomic region:
- a CDS encoding substrate-binding domain-containing protein, with protein sequence MHRNRKAAPGARTARLACCALLATATALVGCERGSSDGADETATGPSGCPDVHTRAQSAVTRAERTDIPWGGPTSGPAAVSGRTIVYVAQTMTNPGVAGAANGVREAARVIGWNVRVIDGGGTPAGIQAAMSEAVALRPSGIVIGGFDPGSTAQQVTRANALRIPLIGWHAVPEPGPSRQPDLFTNVTTRVQDVARISAQWIISDSDGRAGVVLITDASIPFARNKSDLIRKELARCRGVRLLSVENIPIPDASSRTPREISSLLSRFQDRWTHSVAINDLYFADAAPAFRAAGEKGSGPPYNIGAGDGDPSAFQRINSRQYQAATVPEPLSLQGWQIVDEFNRAFSGRPASRYTAPVHIATAGNSEGATTWDPSGYREAYRKIWGK encoded by the coding sequence GTGCACCGCAATCGCAAGGCCGCCCCCGGAGCCCGCACCGCGCGGCTCGCCTGCTGTGCCCTGCTGGCGACGGCGACCGCCCTCGTCGGGTGCGAACGCGGTTCGTCGGACGGCGCGGACGAGACCGCGACGGGCCCGAGCGGCTGCCCCGACGTCCACACCAGGGCCCAGTCCGCCGTCACCCGTGCGGAACGGACCGACATCCCCTGGGGCGGACCCACCAGCGGCCCGGCGGCGGTGTCGGGCAGGACCATCGTCTACGTCGCCCAGACCATGACCAATCCCGGCGTCGCGGGCGCCGCGAACGGGGTGCGGGAAGCCGCGCGGGTCATCGGGTGGAACGTCCGGGTGATCGACGGCGGAGGCACCCCGGCCGGCATCCAGGCGGCCATGAGCGAGGCCGTGGCCCTCAGGCCGTCGGGCATCGTCATCGGCGGCTTCGACCCCGGCTCGACGGCACAGCAGGTCACCCGGGCCAACGCGCTGCGCATCCCGCTCATCGGCTGGCACGCGGTGCCCGAGCCCGGCCCCAGCCGGCAGCCCGACCTCTTCACCAACGTCACCACCCGCGTCCAGGACGTGGCCCGCATCAGCGCGCAGTGGATCATCTCCGACTCGGACGGCCGCGCCGGGGTCGTGCTCATCACCGACGCGTCGATCCCCTTCGCCAGGAACAAGTCCGACCTGATCAGGAAGGAACTCGCCAGGTGCCGGGGGGTGCGGCTGCTGTCCGTCGAGAACATCCCCATCCCGGACGCGAGCAGCCGCACCCCGCGGGAGATCTCCTCGCTGCTCTCCCGGTTCCAGGACCGCTGGACCCACTCCGTCGCCATCAACGACCTGTACTTCGCCGACGCCGCCCCCGCCTTCCGCGCGGCCGGTGAGAAGGGGTCGGGGCCGCCGTACAACATCGGCGCGGGGGACGGCGATCCGTCCGCCTTCCAGCGCATCAACAGCAGGCAGTACCAGGCCGCCACCGTGCCCGAGCCGCTGTCCCTCCAGGGCTGGCAGATCGTCGACGAGTTCAACCGCGCCTTCTCCGGCCGCCCGGCCAGCCGGTACACGGCCCCCGTCCACATCGCCACGGCCGGCAACAGCGAGGGCGCCACGACCTGGGACCCGTCGGGCTACCGGGAGGCGTACCGGAAGATCTGGGGGAAGTGA
- a CDS encoding FAD-dependent oxidoreductase → MYDGDVVVIGGGYGGVRLAKRLDATARVTLVDRKEVFFHRVASLRAGVRPEWTHTPFIPYDRLLHHGRVVAGKVVRIDTAERQVVLATGERLPYDVVVIATGADYPEPARFVGTTVEEAAKSFAEHQRNVATAEHVLVVGGGPGGVELSAEIRLARPDARVTLAHSGPALLDSTGSARPGRKALAWLEAHDVEVRLDSFMSPGNDFGTYRDARGTLIEADLSFWATGTTPNTLWLRLAGHGDWLNRDGHVKVDRTLRVEGKLDVFAVGDVNDVSELKITPAALAQADIAAHNIRAFLQSSGRHRKEPRFYRPIQRTPLIVPFGPADGLTVLPVPGGESAVLGSRTTAMAKAKTLMTPYMRRQLGYTAA, encoded by the coding sequence GTGTACGACGGCGACGTAGTGGTGATCGGCGGCGGCTACGGCGGTGTCCGGCTGGCGAAGCGGCTGGACGCGACGGCCCGGGTCACGCTGGTGGACCGCAAGGAAGTCTTCTTCCACCGCGTCGCCTCCCTGCGCGCGGGTGTGCGCCCCGAGTGGACGCACACGCCCTTCATCCCGTACGACCGGCTGCTGCACCACGGCCGCGTGGTCGCGGGCAAGGTCGTGCGTATCGACACCGCCGAGCGGCAGGTCGTCCTCGCCACGGGCGAGCGGCTGCCGTACGACGTGGTCGTGATCGCCACGGGCGCCGACTACCCCGAGCCGGCTCGCTTCGTCGGCACCACCGTCGAGGAGGCGGCCAAGTCGTTCGCCGAGCACCAGCGCAACGTGGCCACGGCCGAGCACGTCCTCGTCGTCGGTGGCGGCCCCGGCGGCGTCGAACTCAGCGCCGAGATCAGGCTCGCCCGGCCGGACGCCCGGGTCACGCTCGCCCACTCCGGACCGGCCCTGCTCGACTCCACGGGCAGCGCGCGGCCGGGACGCAAGGCCCTCGCGTGGCTGGAGGCCCACGACGTCGAGGTACGGCTCGACTCGTTCATGTCGCCCGGCAACGACTTCGGCACCTACCGCGACGCCCGGGGCACCCTCATCGAGGCCGACCTGTCCTTCTGGGCGACGGGCACCACACCCAACACGCTCTGGCTCCGCCTGGCCGGGCACGGTGACTGGCTGAACAGGGACGGACACGTCAAGGTCGACCGGACGCTCCGGGTCGAGGGCAAGCTGGACGTGTTCGCCGTCGGCGACGTGAACGACGTCAGCGAACTCAAGATCACCCCCGCCGCCCTCGCGCAGGCGGACATCGCCGCCCACAACATCCGCGCCTTCCTCCAGAGTTCGGGCAGGCACCGCAAGGAGCCGCGCTTCTACCGGCCGATCCAGCGCACCCCGCTCATCGTGCCGTTCGGCCCGGCCGACGGACTGACCGTGCTGCCCGTACCGGGCGGCGAGTCCGCTGTCCTCGGCAGCCGCACCACCGCCATGGCCAAGGCGAAGACCCTCATGACGCCCTACATGCGACGCCAACTCGGTTACACCGCCGCCTGA
- a CDS encoding cytochrome P450, giving the protein MESQWGDGGSVDLDDTRLEALSPQPLLTRDYETRPALVYERLRQQHGPVAPVDLLGVPAWLVLGYREALQVLQDNDGFPKGLENWRARSEGRVPADWPLGPSLEVNHILIQGGPGYRPLRTAWDVALKPFQDPRHPQAKRLKAAVTAYADELITLVGQGGKTGVADLSAQFSRPLPLMVASHLLGFPGSQGDDALMDMWRVLDAGPDAEAALERLLATLAELAALKLEKPGDDFPSYLLAAHPDLSLDHLARELFMLLGMTSDHVGILISNTVVEVISGEGSVRASLSAGMVRETMNRVVMRKPPLVNFVPRFAAEDTPLGNYTIRAGDPVWVSSAAAHADPLFADHVASGTTISTRAHLSWGAGARQCPARELASTVAAAGVGRLFERFDHLGLALPADQLPWRSSPFMRGLRSLPVRYELSAAPVRPSADGPVPEVAEEVLPDQSARQRSSLWRYLTGLIRGGR; this is encoded by the coding sequence ATGGAATCCCAGTGGGGTGACGGCGGATCCGTGGACCTGGACGACACGCGGTTGGAGGCACTGAGTCCCCAGCCGCTGCTGACCCGGGACTACGAGACGCGCCCCGCGCTCGTGTACGAGCGGCTGAGGCAGCAGCACGGCCCGGTCGCGCCGGTCGATCTGCTCGGCGTACCCGCCTGGCTGGTCCTGGGCTACCGCGAGGCGCTCCAGGTCCTCCAGGACAACGACGGCTTCCCGAAGGGGCTGGAGAACTGGCGGGCCCGTTCCGAGGGCCGGGTGCCGGCCGACTGGCCGCTCGGCCCGTCCCTGGAGGTCAACCACATCCTGATCCAGGGCGGCCCCGGATACCGGCCGCTGCGGACGGCGTGGGACGTTGCCCTCAAGCCGTTCCAGGACCCGCGCCACCCCCAGGCCAAGCGCCTCAAGGCCGCCGTCACCGCCTACGCAGACGAGCTGATCACCCTGGTCGGGCAGGGCGGGAAGACGGGCGTGGCGGACCTGTCCGCGCAGTTCTCCCGGCCGCTGCCGCTGATGGTGGCCAGCCATCTGCTCGGCTTCCCCGGCTCACAGGGCGACGACGCGCTGATGGACATGTGGCGCGTGCTCGACGCGGGCCCGGACGCCGAGGCCGCACTGGAGCGCCTGCTCGCGACGCTGGCGGAACTGGCCGCGCTGAAGCTGGAGAAGCCGGGCGACGACTTCCCCTCGTACCTGCTGGCCGCGCACCCGGACCTGTCGCTCGACCATCTGGCCCGCGAACTGTTCATGCTGCTCGGCATGACCTCCGACCACGTCGGCATCCTCATCTCCAACACCGTCGTGGAGGTCATCTCGGGCGAGGGCAGCGTGCGCGCCAGCCTGTCCGCGGGGATGGTCAGGGAGACCATGAACCGGGTGGTCATGCGCAAGCCGCCCCTGGTGAACTTCGTCCCGCGCTTCGCGGCCGAGGACACCCCGCTCGGCAACTACACGATCCGGGCCGGCGACCCGGTGTGGGTCTCCTCGGCCGCCGCGCACGCCGACCCGCTCTTCGCCGACCACGTCGCCTCCGGCACCACCATCAGCACCCGGGCGCATCTCTCCTGGGGAGCCGGAGCGCGCCAGTGCCCCGCGCGGGAGCTCGCCTCGACGGTCGCGGCGGCCGGTGTGGGGCGCCTGTTCGAGCGGTTCGACCACCTCGGCCTCGCCCTGCCCGCCGACCAACTGCCCTGGCGTTCCTCCCCGTTCATGCGCGGCCTGCGCTCGCTGCCCGTGCGGTACGAACTCTCCGCGGCACCCGTGCGGCCCTCGGCGGACGGGCCCGTGCCCGAGGTGGCCGAGGAGGTCCTGCCGGACCAGTCCGCCCGGCAGCGCTCCTCGCTGTGGCGCTATCTGACGGGCCTGATCCGCGGCGGCCGCTGA
- a CDS encoding MFS transporter: protein MALFVIASCQLMVVLDITIVNIALPHIQSALDFSTTSLAWVVNAYTLTFGGLLLLGGRTGDILGRRRVFIFGVLLFVLASLLGGLAQNAGQLLGARALQGCGGAIASPTALALISTTFREGPDRNRAFGVFAAVSAGGGAIGLLAGGILVEWLNWRWVLFVNVPIGLLIALATPRWIRESERHPGRFDITGALMSTAGMVLLVYGFIRAAQEGWRDALTLASFGAAAVVLTGFILIERRSRQPITPLHMFADRNRAGTYGIMLCLAAAIFGMFFFLTLFVQDVLGFSPLQAGLAFLPVSAVIAIGAGLASRFLPVYGPKPFMVLGAILAAAGLAWLTLTDVHSTYAGSVLGPMLVFSLGMGMEFVSLTLMALSNVPTPETGAASGLLNATQQVGGSLGLSILVTMYGTASTNEAEKQIPLFLQQAPPAERLRFERTGQLPKPWSDEILTAGASAAFIMAAIFTAVAALIALIVIQVRPSDLERLKGGAGPGPM from the coding sequence ATGGCACTCTTCGTCATCGCCTCGTGCCAGCTGATGGTCGTCCTCGACATCACCATCGTGAACATCGCGCTGCCGCACATCCAGAGCGCGCTCGACTTCTCCACCACGAGCCTGGCCTGGGTGGTCAACGCCTACACCCTCACCTTCGGCGGCCTGCTGCTGCTCGGCGGCAGGACGGGCGACATCCTGGGACGACGGCGCGTCTTCATCTTCGGCGTGCTGCTCTTCGTACTCGCCTCCCTGCTCGGCGGATTGGCCCAGAACGCCGGTCAACTCCTCGGCGCACGCGCCCTCCAGGGCTGCGGCGGCGCCATCGCCTCCCCGACGGCCCTCGCCCTGATCAGCACCACCTTCCGCGAGGGGCCGGATCGCAACCGCGCCTTCGGGGTCTTCGCCGCGGTCTCGGCGGGCGGCGGCGCGATCGGCCTGCTCGCGGGCGGAATCCTCGTGGAGTGGCTGAACTGGCGGTGGGTGCTGTTCGTCAACGTGCCCATCGGCCTGCTCATCGCGCTCGCCACACCGCGCTGGATCAGGGAGTCCGAACGCCACCCCGGACGCTTCGACATCACCGGCGCGCTCATGTCCACCGCGGGCATGGTGCTGCTCGTCTACGGATTCATCAGGGCCGCACAGGAGGGCTGGCGCGACGCTCTCACCCTCGCCTCGTTCGGCGCGGCGGCCGTCGTCCTGACGGGCTTCATCCTGATCGAGCGGCGCTCCAGACAGCCCATCACGCCGCTGCACATGTTCGCCGACCGCAACCGTGCGGGCACGTACGGCATCATGCTGTGCCTGGCCGCCGCGATCTTCGGCATGTTCTTCTTCCTCACGCTCTTCGTGCAGGACGTGCTGGGGTTCAGCCCTCTCCAAGCCGGACTGGCCTTCCTCCCGGTCAGCGCGGTCATCGCCATCGGCGCCGGACTGGCCTCGCGGTTCCTGCCCGTCTACGGCCCCAAGCCGTTCATGGTGCTGGGCGCGATCCTGGCCGCGGCCGGGCTGGCCTGGCTCACCCTGACCGACGTGCACTCCACCTACGCGGGCAGCGTCCTCGGCCCGATGCTCGTCTTCAGCCTCGGCATGGGCATGGAGTTCGTGTCGCTGACCCTCATGGCGCTGTCCAACGTGCCCACGCCGGAGACCGGCGCGGCCTCCGGACTGCTCAACGCCACCCAGCAGGTCGGTGGCTCCCTCGGCCTGTCCATCCTGGTCACCATGTACGGCACGGCCAGCACCAACGAGGCCGAGAAGCAGATCCCGCTCTTCCTTCAGCAGGCGCCCCCTGCCGAGCGCCTGCGCTTCGAACGCACCGGGCAACTGCCGAAACCCTGGTCCGACGAGATCCTCACCGCCGGCGCCTCGGCCGCCTTCATCATGGCGGCGATCTTCACCGCCGTCGCCGCGCTGATCGCCCTGATCGTCATCCAGGTCCGTCCCTCCGACCTGGAACGTCTCAAGGGAGGGGCGGGCCCCGGCCCGATGTGA
- a CDS encoding hydrolase, translating to MQTSPHPSPRRALPALVTAALLACLLSLAGGSPARAAAGDGSVSDPNIAYVGRWDTSSGTAAVPHWTGAYLQTDFTGTTVKVRARNAVNFYASIDGGPDVFHAGVRGTVNLTPRPLSPGTHTLRLSYRSGDTVFQGLVLDSGARTVAAGAPTGLVEFVGDSITAGALTDRLALDSYAWKTGERLGMRHTQIARSGYCLVAQTGCTGLSGQFFKTASTGGAAWDFSRYRADAVVINLGTNDIGHGVSGAAFQSAYTAFLRDVRAKYPTAHLFAVQTLKKRYVTETRAAVSARNSAGDARVHYVDTSGWLTDGTDYEDGNGHPNEAGHTKFAERLAPVVRARLGSGATVKAAAPGQPGDPSIKFVGRWDTTSSATAYTPYWAGAYYRVGFTGRTVKLKQRGTIDLWARIDNGPVTFYDDVKGTVNLTPSALSSGAHTLQVNYQVVAGSYKGDAVFQGLVLDSGATTFAPSAPAKLVEFVGDSITVGTTSSQNARTAYGWLIGERLGVEHTQIAQGGACLVAAPDGCVGLERQFTKLNPNAATPDWNFSRYRADAVVINLGTNDVGHGVSSAQFQSAYSSLLRKVRAAYPQAWIFALETFRGRYVPQTEAAVKAAVAGGDARVSFVDTTGWLGSGDLTDSVHPNDRGHRVIADRLAPVIAARIGA from the coding sequence GTGCAGACCTCCCCCCACCCCTCCCCCAGACGCGCCCTGCCCGCTCTCGTCACCGCCGCGCTGCTCGCCTGCCTGCTGTCCCTGGCGGGCGGCTCTCCCGCGCGGGCCGCGGCGGGGGACGGCTCGGTGTCCGATCCCAACATCGCGTACGTCGGTCGCTGGGACACCTCCTCCGGGACCGCGGCCGTGCCCCACTGGACCGGCGCCTACCTCCAGACCGACTTCACCGGCACCACGGTGAAGGTCAGGGCCAGGAACGCGGTCAACTTCTACGCCAGCATCGACGGCGGCCCCGATGTCTTCCACGCCGGTGTGCGCGGCACGGTGAACCTCACTCCCCGGCCGCTCTCCCCCGGCACCCACACCCTGCGCCTGTCCTACCGCTCCGGTGACACCGTCTTCCAGGGCCTGGTCCTGGACTCCGGTGCGCGGACCGTCGCCGCCGGCGCCCCGACCGGCCTGGTGGAATTCGTCGGCGACTCCATCACCGCCGGGGCCCTGACCGACCGGCTGGCGCTGGACTCGTACGCCTGGAAGACCGGGGAACGGCTGGGGATGCGGCACACGCAGATCGCCCGGTCCGGGTACTGCCTGGTCGCGCAGACGGGGTGCACCGGTCTGAGCGGGCAGTTCTTCAAGACGGCCAGTACCGGCGGCGCGGCCTGGGACTTCTCCCGGTACCGGGCCGACGCGGTCGTCATCAACCTCGGCACCAACGACATCGGGCACGGCGTGTCCGGCGCCGCCTTCCAGTCGGCGTACACCGCGTTCCTGCGGGACGTGCGGGCGAAGTACCCCACGGCGCACCTCTTCGCGGTGCAGACGCTGAAGAAGCGCTACGTCACCGAGACCAGGGCCGCCGTCAGCGCCCGCAACAGCGCCGGTGACGCCCGGGTGCACTACGTCGACACCTCGGGCTGGCTCACCGACGGCACCGACTACGAGGACGGCAACGGGCACCCGAACGAGGCGGGGCACACCAAGTTCGCCGAGCGCCTGGCCCCGGTCGTCCGCGCCCGGCTCGGCAGCGGCGCGACGGTGAAGGCGGCGGCTCCCGGGCAGCCCGGCGACCCGAGCATCAAGTTCGTCGGCCGCTGGGACACCACCAGCTCCGCCACCGCCTACACCCCGTACTGGGCGGGCGCCTACTACCGCGTCGGCTTCACCGGCAGGACGGTCAAGCTGAAGCAGCGGGGCACGATCGATCTGTGGGCGCGGATCGACAACGGGCCGGTGACGTTCTACGACGACGTCAAGGGCACGGTGAACCTGACCCCGTCGGCCCTCTCCTCCGGCGCCCACACGCTCCAGGTCAACTACCAGGTGGTGGCCGGATCGTACAAGGGCGACGCCGTCTTCCAGGGCCTCGTCCTGGACAGCGGCGCGACGACCTTCGCACCATCGGCCCCGGCGAAGCTGGTCGAGTTCGTCGGCGACTCGATCACCGTGGGCACGACGTCCTCGCAGAACGCCCGTACCGCGTACGGCTGGCTGATCGGGGAGCGGCTAGGCGTCGAGCACACGCAGATCGCGCAGGGCGGGGCGTGCCTGGTGGCCGCGCCGGACGGCTGTGTGGGTCTTGAGCGGCAGTTCACCAAGCTCAACCCGAACGCCGCGACGCCCGACTGGAACTTCTCCCGCTACCGGGCCGACGCGGTCGTCATCAACCTCGGCACCAACGACGTGGGCCACGGGGTGAGTTCCGCGCAGTTCCAGTCGGCGTACAGCAGCCTGCTGCGCAAGGTCCGCGCGGCGTATCCGCAGGCGTGGATCTTCGCGCTGGAGACGTTCCGCGGACGGTACGTGCCGCAGACCGAGGCCGCTGTGAAGGCCGCCGTCGCCGGCGGGGACGCGCGGGTCTCCTTCGTCGACACGACCGGCTGGCTGGGCTCGGGGGATCTGACGGACTCCGTGCATCCCAACGACCGGGGACACCGGGTGATCGCCGACCGGCTGGCGCCGGTCATCGCCGCGAGGATCGGGGCCTAG
- a CDS encoding NACHT domain-containing protein, which yields MRRALHRRRLMRPGYDRTRTWRVRKSAGYVALLVLTFLGALLLLFLAVTAVITMGQEKEFESPVRWVDAQCKPDQFSCTVLQSLFMPFLTLALATVTYLFFRFSHVRRAYLRKARQEPHELVETAGGIFGRVVGRDQLCSVLMEDLRDRRFRRTHVVVGGIGTGKTALVVLLTQRLAERGAVPVPLRLRAADQDLDFRDLAFKRFCREVQGNIRSGAEAEKVWRRLCQQGRIVVLADGLEEALTAEDLTEERDTIIRLAIRRANEEGLPLIITSRPHDSLRGMEASLTELEPLSEEAALSYISSGGAGEDRQRLDWIVERAGIAEAPTYLEIAAELHEQGLLERALAGSAEEEAVETRGGDRASLRFHLFETWLSALISGRFGADLPLSPEERRSVVHYLSALACVGLALDTSEVRFVDVVDEQDPARSRFPEIVRELARRVGDSGIDLRLAAHWGARMDLVELGGDRVRFQHSVIQAQLGARFLNAVIHPDVPAQPTEGSYFPAALREPGRELLIAMVLHSRLPDGACVHEEPGAVGSDGRVWCPVSAARDLLMEAAYQAQTVRNTGPDNDDKHQVRPLFGRTLHSKALELYAAALEIDSVDAQPEQHLIAMRLCTSWPDLRARDPHTLGTAKALLVARFGEAMRGVAQRQTLRPAYLEMFEIARLEPSYPVRLAIAQEIGAGGDLAFAALQPRLRGPQLVEGLRVEREPDWREKLWDGQQPELVGERETRLRRQGEGQVARMKRELKEREDERRQERRREREDREAEERQWRDNTLCAWLIPLLVGSVTTHRHQDTPYAFLESWVRRVGVPVDGLDGPAGVDLNVEVALAQGFKFAANRRHRHPHARPEAREYLSEQAWDMLKRTRFWFTRLTLLHALTLWDLPDGNAAGRPSRGHGSDPAQQVRQWLARPDGEPEHPFVTAAGKLCVWALETRQPERFLWIDESGVAAHVGSQTSHGEARKHNLWIPPSTGWSALHPTAQQLLADVLLLLNLAERGDWPTDRIRRLQHTARPDLPPCLTLDRTPLDPGRTTVRTASSQAGSNCRDDCAFELCPYPPKGLDGHRVELGEAFCRAQSTLLSRSPFRPKAAWQRRTNLTELRRFWESMGHRAQHNAKVR from the coding sequence GTGCGCCGCGCGCTGCACCGGCGCCGGCTGATGCGGCCGGGCTACGACCGGACCAGGACCTGGCGGGTCCGCAAGAGCGCCGGGTACGTGGCGCTGCTGGTGCTGACGTTCCTCGGCGCGCTGCTGCTGCTGTTCCTGGCCGTCACGGCCGTCATCACCATGGGGCAGGAGAAGGAGTTCGAGTCGCCCGTCCGGTGGGTCGACGCCCAGTGCAAGCCGGACCAGTTCAGCTGCACGGTCCTCCAGTCCCTGTTCATGCCGTTCCTGACCCTCGCCCTGGCCACCGTCACCTACCTGTTCTTCCGGTTCAGCCACGTGCGCCGCGCCTATCTGCGGAAGGCACGCCAGGAGCCCCACGAACTCGTGGAGACCGCGGGCGGCATCTTCGGCCGGGTCGTGGGCCGCGACCAGCTCTGCTCCGTCCTCATGGAGGACCTGCGGGACCGCCGCTTCCGCCGTACGCACGTCGTCGTCGGCGGCATCGGCACCGGCAAGACGGCGCTGGTCGTGCTGCTGACGCAGCGGCTCGCGGAGCGCGGGGCGGTGCCGGTGCCGCTACGGCTGCGTGCCGCCGACCAGGACCTCGACTTCCGCGACCTGGCCTTCAAGCGCTTCTGCCGGGAGGTGCAGGGCAACATCCGCTCCGGCGCCGAGGCGGAGAAGGTGTGGCGGCGGCTGTGCCAGCAGGGGCGGATCGTGGTGCTCGCGGACGGTCTGGAGGAGGCGCTGACCGCCGAGGACCTGACGGAGGAACGCGACACCATCATCCGGCTGGCCATCCGCCGTGCCAACGAGGAGGGGCTGCCGCTGATCATCACCTCCCGGCCACACGACTCGCTGCGCGGCATGGAGGCGTCCCTCACCGAACTGGAGCCGCTGAGCGAGGAGGCCGCCCTCAGCTACATCTCGTCCGGGGGCGCCGGGGAGGACCGGCAGCGGCTGGACTGGATCGTCGAGCGGGCCGGGATCGCGGAGGCCCCGACCTACCTTGAGATCGCCGCCGAACTGCACGAGCAGGGACTGCTGGAGCGGGCCCTCGCCGGCTCCGCGGAGGAGGAGGCCGTCGAGACGCGGGGCGGCGACCGGGCGTCCCTGAGGTTCCACCTGTTCGAGACCTGGCTCAGCGCCCTCATCAGCGGCCGTTTCGGGGCGGATCTGCCGCTCTCCCCGGAGGAGCGCCGCTCGGTCGTCCACTACCTGTCCGCGCTGGCGTGCGTGGGACTCGCCCTCGACACCTCCGAGGTGCGGTTCGTCGACGTCGTCGACGAACAGGACCCGGCCCGCTCCCGCTTCCCCGAGATCGTCCGGGAACTGGCCCGCAGGGTCGGCGACAGCGGCATCGACCTCCGGCTCGCCGCCCACTGGGGCGCCCGGATGGACCTGGTCGAGCTCGGCGGCGACCGCGTCCGCTTCCAGCACAGCGTGATCCAGGCCCAGTTGGGGGCCCGGTTCCTGAACGCGGTGATCCACCCGGACGTCCCGGCACAGCCGACGGAGGGCTCCTACTTCCCGGCGGCCCTGCGTGAACCGGGCCGGGAGCTGCTGATCGCCATGGTGCTGCACTCCCGGCTGCCCGACGGCGCGTGCGTCCATGAGGAGCCGGGCGCGGTGGGCTCCGACGGGAGAGTGTGGTGCCCGGTGAGCGCCGCGCGGGATCTGCTGATGGAGGCCGCCTACCAGGCACAGACGGTCAGGAACACCGGACCCGACAACGACGACAAGCACCAGGTACGGCCCCTCTTCGGCCGCACCCTGCACAGCAAGGCCCTGGAGCTGTACGCGGCCGCCCTGGAGATCGACAGCGTCGACGCCCAGCCGGAGCAGCACCTCATCGCCATGCGGCTGTGCACGTCCTGGCCGGATCTGAGGGCCCGCGACCCGCACACCCTGGGCACCGCGAAGGCCCTGCTCGTGGCCCGGTTCGGGGAGGCCATGCGCGGTGTCGCCCAGCGGCAGACCCTCCGGCCCGCCTATCTGGAGATGTTCGAGATCGCACGCCTGGAACCCTCCTACCCGGTCCGGCTCGCCATCGCTCAGGAGATCGGCGCCGGCGGGGACCTCGCCTTCGCCGCGCTCCAGCCGAGGCTGCGCGGGCCGCAGCTGGTCGAGGGCCTGCGGGTCGAGCGGGAGCCCGACTGGCGGGAGAAGCTGTGGGACGGGCAGCAGCCGGAACTGGTGGGGGAGCGGGAGACCAGACTGCGCCGACAGGGCGAGGGCCAGGTCGCGCGCATGAAGAGGGAACTGAAGGAGCGTGAGGACGAGCGGCGCCAGGAGCGCCGGCGGGAACGCGAGGACCGCGAGGCCGAGGAACGGCAGTGGCGGGACAACACTCTGTGCGCCTGGCTGATCCCGCTGCTGGTCGGTTCGGTCACCACCCACCGGCACCAGGACACCCCGTACGCGTTCCTGGAGAGCTGGGTGCGGCGCGTCGGAGTCCCGGTGGACGGTCTCGACGGGCCCGCTGGAGTCGACCTCAACGTGGAGGTGGCGCTGGCCCAGGGCTTCAAGTTCGCGGCGAACCGCCGGCACCGCCATCCGCACGCCCGGCCCGAGGCCCGCGAGTACCTGAGCGAGCAGGCGTGGGACATGCTCAAGCGCACCCGCTTCTGGTTCACCCGCCTCACGCTGCTGCACGCGCTGACCCTGTGGGACCTGCCCGACGGCAACGCCGCCGGACGCCCGTCACGCGGACACGGCTCCGACCCCGCCCAGCAGGTCCGTCAGTGGCTGGCCCGGCCGGACGGCGAACCGGAGCACCCGTTCGTGACCGCGGCCGGGAAACTCTGCGTCTGGGCCCTGGAGACGCGCCAGCCCGAACGGTTCCTGTGGATCGACGAGTCGGGCGTCGCCGCGCACGTCGGTTCCCAGACGTCCCACGGCGAGGCACGCAAGCACAACCTGTGGATCCCGCCCTCCACGGGCTGGAGCGCCCTGCACCCGACCGCGCAGCAACTCCTCGCCGACGTGCTGCTGCTCCTCAACCTGGCCGAACGGGGAGACTGGCCCACCGACCGCATCCGGCGCCTCCAGCACACCGCCCGGCCCGACCTGCCGCCCTGCCTCACCCTGGACCGCACCCCGCTCGACCCGGGCCGCACCACCGTCCGCACGGCCTCCTCCCAGGCGGGCTCCAACTGCCGCGACGACTGCGCCTTCGAGCTGTGCCCGTACCCGCCCAAGGGTCTCGACGGCCACCGGGTGGAACTCGGCGAGGCCTTCTGCCGCGCCCAGTCCACCCTCCTGTCCCGCTCCCCGTTCCGCCCCAAGGCCGCCTGGCAGCGCCGCACGAACCTCACGGAGCTGCGGAGGTTCTGGGAGTCGATGGGGCACCGGGCGCAGCACAACGCGAAGGTGCGGTGA